Genomic window (Mycoplasmopsis citelli):
TTTACTTCCATTGATAAGTTATGTTTTTCAATGTAATCATTAATTCTTTGAATTAGTTCTTGTGGATTTTCTCTGTTAATGGTAATTAAAAACAAATTATCATGGCTAAGTAATTCTTCATCAAAATCCACGTAATTATGGGCATTTGGTCCAACAAATCAACTTTCTAAATTTAAATTCGGAGACTTAAACACCTTATCAAAATCTGAAATTGAAATTCCTTTAATATCATCTTTAAATTCATGATAAACTTGAATAACTTCTTCTTTAATTAAAGTTTTTTTAAAAAGAAACTCTTTTTTAGCAACATCTCAAATAAAAGAACCGTTTGATCCAATAAAATAATCAGGCTTAAGTTGTTCTAAAAAATCTCCAATAGTTGCAAATTCTCTTGCTGTAGCTAAAACGGTAATGATGTTTTGCTCCTTTAATTGAGCAAACATATTTTTAGTTTCAAGTCCAAAATGTATTTGTGAATTTGGAAGTAAAGTTCCATCAACATCAAAAGCTGCCATTTTAATTTTTCCGTGTAGTGTTTTCATTTATATCCTTTCTAATAATACTTTTTTAGGGTAGTATTTGTTGTTTTTAACTTCACCAACTGAAATAATTTGAGAGTTTTTAACAACTAAATATTGCCCATTTTCTTTTAAAATTTCAAATTCATTTCCGTTTTTGAGTTTTTGTTCTTGGTGAAAATTTATTTCAAAAGTTGGAAAGTTGATTAACTTTTGAAAATCTATTTCGTCATACTCATTTTCTGGTAAGTTTTCTAAACTAATTTCTCCAATTTTTATGCGTTTTAGTTTAGTCATTACACAAGTAGTGTCTAAAAAGAATGCAATATCGCGTAAAATTGAACGTACATATCCGCCTGAAGAAATTTTCATTTCAAATTCAGCAATGTAATTTTGCTCATCAAAATTAAGTAATTTTAAATAATGAATTTGAATTTTTTGTGGTTTAACTTCAAAATCAATATTTTCTCGAAGCAGTTGATGAGCTCTTATTCCATTAATTTTTTTTGCACTTAATTTAGGTGGAATTTGTTCACTCTGAGCAGAAACGTACTTAATAGCTTCTTGTAATTGCTCTTTTGTAAATTCCTTTTTTCCACTAAATTGTGGAGTATTATTATAATTATCCAGCGAATTACTTTCATAAAAAAACTGACATTGTGCAATATATGTTTTAGTAGTGTGAGAAATATATTCAAGTAGTTTAGTATCTTGATGAGTGGCGATAATTAACAATCCACTTGCAAGCGGATCAAGAGTTCCAGTATGCCCAATTTTTTTAGTATTTAATTTTTGGCCAAGTTTGCGTACCTGTGCATTGCAAAAAACATTAGAAGGCTTATTAAATCTTAAAAACATAATACCTCCTATTTAACTATTTAATTTTACTAAATTTTAAGTGCTTTAGAATTTAAAGCTTTTTATTTATGCTCGAAAAATTGGTATAATAAATTACAATTATGGCACAAAAAGGTAAACCAATTATCATTTTTACAGGACCTAGTGGAGTTGGAAAAGGAACAGTAGAAAGATTGCTTTTTGATTTTGAGGAATTAAATTTATATCTTTCGTGTTCTGCAACTACCCGCAAACCTCGAGAAGGTGAAATTAATGGGATTCACTATCATTTTATTAGCGTAGATGATTTTAGACATAAAATCAAATCACGCAAGTTTATTGAATTCTCATATCATTTTAACAACTATTATGGAACACTGTACTCTGAACTTGATAAAATCCATGCAAAAAACCGTGTGCCTATGCTTGAAATTGAAACTCGTGGAGCAAAACAAGTTATTGAAAAATTGTTAAAAAATAATGAGCATAATTACAATCTCATTACCATTTTTTTAGCTCCCCCTTCAGTTGAAGAACTCAAAAAACGCATTATTAATCGAGGAACTGAAACTAGCGAAGTTATCAAAGCTCGTTTACAAAAAGCTAGCGAAGAACTCAATGAAGCAAATATTTTTAAATACACAATTATTAACGACATTCCGGAGCGAGCCGCAGAAGAAATTCGTAACATTTTACATAAAGAATTAGGAATTAATGATTATAGCAAGTAAATCAATTAAAGGAAACTATCGCTCAAAAAATGATGATCGAATAGGGGTTTTTGAAAACGAATGAGCTACTTTAGCAATTTTATGCGATGGAATTGGCGGCTATTCAGGGGGAGATATTGCAGCTAATATTGTTGTTTCTGAGTTCGGAATTAATTTCCAAAAAGAATTTAAATTCACCGAATTTACACAAATTGAGCAATGAGTAGACAAAACCGTATTCAAATGTCGAAGTTTAATTAAAAAGGCTGCATTACAAAACAAAATTACTCAAAACATGGGAACTACCTTAACTGGAGCCATTATTTTACCAACTCAACAAAAAGCACTTTTATTTAATTCTGGAGATTCAAGAGTTTATATTTTAACTAAAAATAAAAACTTAATTCAAGCAACAAAAGATAATAATGTTGAAAATAAGCTTATTGAAGAAGGACATAGCATTGAAGTTGCTAAGAAAAATCCGCTTGCTTCATACTTAACATCTGCAGTAGGATTAAATATTAAAACCACAATTCATTTTGAAGAAATTGAAAGTGAAATTTATCAAAAAATTGCTAAATTTCTTATTACTAGTGATGGAGTGCATAGTTTTTTATACTTAATGGAGCTTCAACATATTTTAAATATGGAGCTTACCCCAAATGAGCAAATTGATGAACTTTTAGAGCGGGCTACTCTAGCTGAATCTACCGATAATATAAGTGCAATTATTATCGATATGGAGCATAAAGATGAAAAATAAATATATTTTAGAAAGTTCAAAAGTTCATCAAAAATATCAAATTGAAAAACTCATTGGCTCAGGCGGAATGGGTTCGGTTTTTTTGGTCCATCCAAAAAATAATCCAAATCAAAAATTTGCCTTAAAATATTATAAAAACGCAATGCAAACAAATAATGCCCTTCGATTTAAATCTGAAGCTCATTTACTTGATAAAATAAGTAGCAAATTTATTCCTAAATTTGAAGAATTTTACGAAGATGAAGCAGAAATGTTTTATGTAATGGAATACATTCAAGGAGAAACACTAAGCAATTTACTAGCTAAAAAAGGTCGTCTAGATACCCGTAGAGCTATTAATTATATGAAGCAAATTAACGAAGGTATTGGAGAATTACATGTTTTTAATATCATCCATCGAGATATTAAAAGTCAAAATATCATTGTAACGAAAAATCAAGAAATTAAAATTGTTGATTTAGGAATTTCATTAACTCCTAATTCTCAAAGAATCACAAAAACTAGTACAGTTGTCTGTTCGCCTTATTATGCAGCTCCTGAAATTAATTCTAAAATTACTAAAGCCGTTGATATTTATGCTCTAGGAATAGTCTTTTTTGAAATGCTAACTGGAAAATATCCTTTTAAAGGAAAAGATGAATACGAAACAATTAAAATGCACAAAGAAAAAACTTTCCCTAACATTCGTGAATTTATTGATGTCCCATGATCAATTCATAATATTATTGCAAAAGCAGTAGCTAAAGACCCTAAAAAACGTTATGAAAACGTTTGGCAATTTAATAAGGATTTAAGTAAAGCACTAACTCCAGAAGGAAAAGCAGAAAAACCTTTAAATATTAAAACATTACAGGTTCAAAAAAGTAAAGATTTATTTTTTGCTTCAAATAAATTTTTACTTTTTGGTCTGATTTTTGTGCTTTTAGTAATTATCAATGTTTTAATTTTAATGTTTGTCGGTGTAAAATAGGTGATTGAATGCAAGGAAAAATTTTTAGTATTATAGGCGGAATTTACACTGTTAAATTAGCTAATGGGGCATTAATTAAAATTCCAGGAGCTGGTAAATTAAGGTATTTAAATTTAACTCCTTTAGTTGGAGATAATATCATTGTGGAAAATGATCAAGTATCACAAATTTTGCCTCGTAAAAATGAGTTTATCCGTCCAAAAGTAGCTAATATTGACCAAATGATCTTACTAATGTCTTTTAAGGAACCACAATTTAGTAGTTTTTTACTTGATAAATATTTAAGCATTGTGGAAAATAAAAAAATCAATCCAATTTTGTTTTTTACTAAAGCTGATTTAGAAATTGATATTAATATTTTTCAAAAATATCAAAATATGGGCTATTTATGTTATTTAATTAATAATAACAATCCAACTTATATTAATGAAGTAAAATCAATTTTCAAAGACAAATACTCAGTATTTATGGGACAAACAGGTGTTGGAAAAACTACTACCATTAACAAATTAAGTAATAATAATTATCAAACTCAAGCGATATCAAAAGCACTCGGAAGAGGGAAACATACTACTAGAGCAATTCATATTACTGAATTTAACAATGGTTATTTAGTTGATACTCCGGGTTTTTCATCGCTAGATTTAGATATGGATAAATATCAATTGGCCCGTAGTTTCAAGGAATTTGATATTTTAGCTCAAAGGTGTAAGTTTCGCTCATGTTTACATATTAATGAAGCTACTGAGATGTGTGCCATTAAACAAGCAATAAATACAGCAAAAATCCCTCAGTTTCGATATGATAATTATTTAAAATTACAATCCCAACTTACAGAAAAGGAAAAATAATGAAAAAATATGTAACTCCCAGTCTACTAAATGTACCAGAAAATCAGCGTTTAAGTATGGCAAAAACTTTAATTGAGCAAGGAATAAAATGAATTCATTATGATATTATGGATGGTGAATTTGTTCCAAATAATGCTATTGAAGTTAGTGAAATTATTAACATTGATAAAAATGCTCCTAAGCATTTTAAAGATGCTCATTTAATGGTCACTGATCCATATTTATATGCTAATTTACTTAGTGATTATGTCGATTTAATTACTTTTCATTATGAAGCAATAGTTGATGATACTGATGAGTTTTTAAATTATTTAATCGAAAACAAAGATCAATTAAAAATTGGGCTTGCAATTAAACCTAATACTCCTGTAGAAAGTATTAAGGAATTTTTGCCACATTTAGCTCTAGTTTTAGTTATGTCTGTTGAACCTGGTAAGGGAGGACAAACATTTATTTCTGGATCTGTAAATAAAATCAGAGAACTTAAAAATATTCGTGCAGCTAAAGCTTATCAATATTTAATTCAAGTTGATGGTGGGATAAATGATCAAACCGGACCGCTTTGCTTTAAAGCAGGAGCTGATGCTTGCGTAGCTGGAACTTATTTAGTTTTTGAGCCTACAAAAGAAAGAATTAACACAATTTTAGGTCGTAAATATCAAAATTAGAAATTTCTGCTTTTATAAATTAACCATTAATACAAGAACAAATAATTTTTATTGTTCTTGTATTTTTATAAAAAATGTCCCAAAATATATTTATTTGTCCCTTATGTGGTAAAATTTTAATGGATAAATAGGAAAATGGAGAGAGCAAAATGAAAAAAGCTAACGTTATTAATTTAATAAAGTATTATAGTGAAAAAAATGATTGAGCTTTCAGAAATGAAGCTTATCAAATCGCAAGTGAATTTGACAAAATAGGAGATTATCAATTAGCCGAATATGTTATGTCTTTGCTCTCTGGACAAAACACTTTTGTTCCACAAATAAATGAAAAATACTCAAGTTTTGTTAAAAAAGTTTCTGTGAATACTGATCCATTACCTATTCCTGATGCTATAAATAATGATATTTTAGGAATAATTAATGTAGCCGCAAAACAAATAGCAATAAACAAATTTTTATTTCAAGGTCCTCCTGGAACAGGAAAAACAGAAAGCGCAAAACAAATAGCAAGAATACTAAAAAGAGATCTGTTTATTGTTGATTTTACAACTTTAATTGATAGTAAATTAGGGCAAACAGGAAAAAATATTGCTCAATTATTTTATGAAATTAATAGCTTAAACGCTCCTGAAAAAGCAGTAATTTTATTTGACGAAATTGATGCTTTAGCTTTAGATCGGACACATTCTGATGACCATAGAGAAATGGGAAGAGCAACTACAACTGTTTTAAATGGACTAGATAATTTAAATGAAAAAATTGTACTAATTGCCACAACTAATCTTTATAAACATTTTGAGAAAGCTTTAATAAGAAGATTTGATTATGTAATTGATTTTAGTAGATATACCCGTGAAGACTTAATTGAAATATCAGAAATTATTTTAAATAGCTATTTATCAAAATTCAAAACCGCTAATCGAAATATGCGTTTATTTAAAAAAATAATCTCCTTAATGAAAGATATACCTCTTCCAGGTGAATTAAAAAATTTAATAAAAACATCCTTAGCATTTAGTTCACCAAGTGATGGTGATGATTATTTTAGAAGAATATATAAAATTGCATGTAATGAGGATATAAACGATCTTAAAACATTACAAAAACAAGGTTTTACTTTAAGAGAAATAGAAATACTTACAGGGGTTTCAAAAAGTAAAGCATCCAGAGATTTGAAGGAGTAATAAATAATGAATCCGATTCTTCAATTAAAAGGTGATTTAAAACAAAGAAAATCAAACAACGGAGGCGGTGCCTCTAATATTCCTAAAGAAAGTTTTGTTAAAATTGAAAAATTAGAAAAATTAAGAAGTGATTTAGAAGAAGTTAAGAAATTTTGATTAAACGAAAAACTATTAAATAAAGTTCTTGTAAGAGCTCATTATAAAGAAATAGTTGCAAAAAGCAATAGAATAAAAGGAATATTTGGAAAAGATTCTGAAGCGAACAACAAACTTGTTGTTGGAGCAAAATTTAAAGTAAATATAACAGAAGGAAAAGAAGAAAAGAAACACATTATAACTTATTGTATTACTAACAAAATTTTAAATGAAGCGATAAATAAAATTCAATTAATTATTTCGTTTTTGAAAGCAAATTCAAAGCAAGAAATAAGTTACAATGATATAAATGAAATTAACAAGAAAAAAATTGGTAATCTTTTTGAAGGGAAAAATGAATTATCAATTCCAAAAAGCAGATTTATAAATATTATTGTTGATGCATATTATTTAGAAGGGTTTGATGTACAAAAAGAGGTTAAAGATTTTGATGGAAATTCGATTATTACAATTTATGATACAGGAACTAAAATATCTGAAATTCTAGAAAAATTAGAAATAGAAACATTAAATTATAGTATTGTTGATAACACTACTGTTTCATTAACCAAAGATCAATATAACAAACTCAAAAATAAAGCTCCTTATTTAATATCAATGGGAGTAAAAGATCTTATGAGTATTGATCCTGTTAGTTCTTTAGAAAATAATGATTGAGTAGTCGCTATACCAGACCCAACTAATGAACCTACTATTGGTGTAATAGATACACTATTTGATAAAAGAGTATATTTTTCAAAATGAGTTGAATTTAAAAATATGCTTGATAAAAACATTACTACTTCTCAAAAAGACTATGAACATGGTACAATGGTTTCATCAATTATTGTAGATGGACCAACAATAAATCCTGAATTAGACGATGGATGTGGTCGTTTTAAAGTTAGACACTTTGGAGTTGCTCCAGCTAGTGAATTTAGTATTTTAAGTATTTTAAAATCTATTGAGGAAATAATTGTTTCTAATAGAGATATTAAGGTTTGAAATTTATCATTAGGTTCTAAAATAGAGATTCAAGAAAATTACATTTCTTATATAGCTGCTCTTTTAGATAAAATTCAATACGAAAATAATGTAATATTTGT
Coding sequences:
- a CDS encoding ribulose-phosphate 3-epimerase; its protein translation is MKKYVTPSLLNVPENQRLSMAKTLIEQGIKWIHYDIMDGEFVPNNAIEVSEIINIDKNAPKHFKDAHLMVTDPYLYANLLSDYVDLITFHYEAIVDDTDEFLNYLIENKDQLKIGLAIKPNTPVESIKEFLPHLALVLVMSVEPGKGGQTFISGSVNKIRELKNIRAAKAYQYLIQVDGGINDQTGPLCFKAGADACVAGTYLVFEPTKERINTILGRKYQN
- a CDS encoding PP2C family protein-serine/threonine phosphatase, whose translation is MIIASKSIKGNYRSKNDDRIGVFENEWATLAILCDGIGGYSGGDIAANIVVSEFGINFQKEFKFTEFTQIEQWVDKTVFKCRSLIKKAALQNKITQNMGTTLTGAIILPTQQKALLFNSGDSRVYILTKNKNLIQATKDNNVENKLIEEGHSIEVAKKNPLASYLTSAVGLNIKTTIHFEEIESEIYQKIAKFLITSDGVHSFLYLMELQHILNMELTPNEQIDELLERATLAESTDNISAIIIDMEHKDEK
- the gmk gene encoding guanylate kinase, which encodes MAQKGKPIIIFTGPSGVGKGTVERLLFDFEELNLYLSCSATTRKPREGEINGIHYHFISVDDFRHKIKSRKFIEFSYHFNNYYGTLYSELDKIHAKNRVPMLEIETRGAKQVIEKLLKNNEHNYNLITIFLAPPSVEELKKRIINRGTETSEVIKARLQKASEELNEANIFKYTIINDIPERAAEEIRNILHKELGINDYSK
- a CDS encoding serine/threonine-protein kinase; its protein translation is MKNKYILESSKVHQKYQIEKLIGSGGMGSVFLVHPKNNPNQKFALKYYKNAMQTNNALRFKSEAHLLDKISSKFIPKFEEFYEDEAEMFYVMEYIQGETLSNLLAKKGRLDTRRAINYMKQINEGIGELHVFNIIHRDIKSQNIIVTKNQEIKIVDLGISLTPNSQRITKTSTVVCSPYYAAPEINSKITKAVDIYALGIVFFEMLTGKYPFKGKDEYETIKMHKEKTFPNIREFIDVPWSIHNIIAKAVAKDPKKRYENVWQFNKDLSKALTPEGKAEKPLNIKTLQVQKSKDLFFASNKFLLFGLIFVLLVIINVLILMFVGVK
- a CDS encoding S8 family peptidase, yielding MNPILQLKGDLKQRKSNNGGGASNIPKESFVKIEKLEKLRSDLEEVKKFWLNEKLLNKVLVRAHYKEIVAKSNRIKGIFGKDSEANNKLVVGAKFKVNITEGKEEKKHIITYCITNKILNEAINKIQLIISFLKANSKQEISYNDINEINKKKIGNLFEGKNELSIPKSRFINIIVDAYYLEGFDVQKEVKDFDGNSIITIYDTGTKISEILEKLEIETLNYSIVDNTTVSLTKDQYNKLKNKAPYLISMGVKDLMSIDPVSSLENNDWVVAIPDPTNEPTIGVIDTLFDKRVYFSKWVEFKNMLDKNITTSQKDYEHGTMVSSIIVDGPTINPELDDGCGRFKVRHFGVAPASEFSILSILKSIEEIIVSNRDIKVWNLSLGSKIEIQENYISYIAALLDKIQYENNVIFVVAGTNKELPNVEKIGDPADSINSIVVNSVGFDGKPANYARKGPVLSFFRKPDVSYYGGTRGNYIKVCGPNGEAKIAGTSFAVPWITRKVAYLIEVLGLTRELAKALIIDSAAGWENNLNDHNLIGYGIVPKHINDIIKTDPSEIKFLISGVSEKYDTYSYDIPVPIDSKIKKHPFVSKSTLCYFPKCSRNQGVDYTNTEMDIHFGALVLKNEKTTIKSINENRQSENENLSLKESKARKLFRKWDNVKHIRENKTTAEGRPRQPKDVIKNYSWGISIKTKARQSFLDGKNLAFGVVVTLREIYGKNRIDDFIQQASGRGWFVKKIEIKNKIDIYNKASEEIKFNNDDLNKN
- the rsgA gene encoding ribosome small subunit-dependent GTPase A, producing MQGKIFSIIGGIYTVKLANGALIKIPGAGKLRYLNLTPLVGDNIIVENDQVSQILPRKNEFIRPKVANIDQMILLMSFKEPQFSSFLLDKYLSIVENKKINPILFFTKADLEIDINIFQKYQNMGYLCYLINNNNPTYINEVKSIFKDKYSVFMGQTGVGKTTTINKLSNNNYQTQAISKALGRGKHTTRAIHITEFNNGYLVDTPGFSSLDLDMDKYQLARSFKEFDILAQRCKFRSCLHINEATEMCAIKQAINTAKIPQFRYDNYLKLQSQLTEKEK
- a CDS encoding YcsE-related riboflavin metabolism phosphatase; the encoded protein is MKTLHGKIKMAAFDVDGTLLPNSQIHFGLETKNMFAQLKEQNIITVLATAREFATIGDFLEQLKPDYFIGSNGSFIWDVAKKEFLFKKTLIKEEVIQVYHEFKDDIKGISISDFDKVFKSPNLNLESWFVGPNAHNYVDFDEELLSHDNLFLITINRENPQELIQRINDYIEKHNLSMEVNSIWTRGLFILPKNINKFYTINYLCQKLGISTEELITFGDGSNDFEMIRDAGYGVAMERASEKLKSVAKDVAIDCEYQGVYLKLKELKII
- a CDS encoding pseudouridine synthase family protein, yielding MFLRFNKPSNVFCNAQVRKLGQKLNTKKIGHTGTLDPLASGLLIIATHQDTKLLEYISHTTKTYIAQCQFFYESNSLDNYNNTPQFSGKKEFTKEQLQEAIKYVSAQSEQIPPKLSAKKINGIRAHQLLRENIDFEVKPQKIQIHYLKLLNFDEQNYIAEFEMKISSGGYVRSILRDIAFFLDTTCVMTKLKRIKIGEISLENLPENEYDEIDFQKLINFPTFEINFHQEQKLKNGNEFEILKENGQYLVVKNSQIISVGEVKNNKYYPKKVLLERI
- a CDS encoding ATP-binding protein, whose product is MKKANVINLIKYYSEKNDWAFRNEAYQIASEFDKIGDYQLAEYVMSLLSGQNTFVPQINEKYSSFVKKVSVNTDPLPIPDAINNDILGIINVAAKQIAINKFLFQGPPGTGKTESAKQIARILKRDLFIVDFTTLIDSKLGQTGKNIAQLFYEINSLNAPEKAVILFDEIDALALDRTHSDDHREMGRATTTVLNGLDNLNEKIVLIATTNLYKHFEKALIRRFDYVIDFSRYTREDLIEISEIILNSYLSKFKTANRNMRLFKKIISLMKDIPLPGELKNLIKTSLAFSSPSDGDDYFRRIYKIACNEDINDLKTLQKQGFTLREIEILTGVSKSKASRDLKE